The region CAGAACTACGAAGCGTAATATTTGAAAACTGTGTATAAGCCAAAATACTGTACTTAATATCGTTTTTTTCAAATACTTTTATCTTGTTTTTTAGTTCCTCCTCGTTGCGATACGAACCCAAAACAGCTTCAAAATTTCTTTTGTCTAGTTCGTCCAATGTACGTAAAACGCCGTCTTTTCCTTGGTCGTAAGTGTGATTGTTTACTGTTACAATGACATCAAAACCTGCATCTTTAAGCGCATCAGCATAGGCATTAGGCGTATTGAACTGTGGATAGCTTTTATAATTTTTCCCTTTTCCTGCCAATACTGTTTCTAAATTTCCCACCATTACGTCAGCAGCTGATAAAAATGGCTTTACACCTTCAAAAACTGGAATAAAATTATAAGTATCATTTCCTTCAAAAACAGCTTTGTATTGTGAGCCGTGGCACATCAAATCGCCTGTAAAGGCAAAGGTAATATTGTTTGTGTCTGGTTTGTCTGTAAAATCTTTGATGTGTTCGAAGTTGGCAATTACTTTCAAAGAATCCTTTATTTTTTCACTATCTTCTGTACTGGCAGAGGCTTCCTGTGCTGGCGAACACGAAGAGAAATTTGATAAAATAATAAAAGAAAAAATGTATAGGTATAAATGTTTCATTTGTTTATTTATTTGAACTGTCACTGAGGTTGAAGTCGTTAAAAGAGGATTAGTTTTTTTACCACAAGTTCGGCATTATTTATCCCAACTCAATCCCCATTACCAAAATATCATCTATTTGCTTCGTCTTTGCTTTCCAGTCTGAAAGAGTTTTTTCTAGTATCTCTTTTTGTTTATCCATGGAAGATGAGGAAGTTTCAGCTAAAAGTTGCTTCAATCTTTTGCTAGAAAATTTTCCTAGTCCTTTTTTTCCTGCAAATTGATCTTGATAACCATCAGAAAAAAGATAAAAACGAGTGCCTTCTGTATAAGGGATAGAATGCTCTGTAAAGTTTGCCTGTATATTTTTTGTTCTTCCACCTATACTTATTCGGTCTCCTTTTATATAGTCAACTTCTTTTCCTTTTACTATCAACACTCCATTTTTTGCCCCAGCCATTCTGACAGTTTTGTCTTTAAAATCGATTTTTAAAAATGCCATATCCATGCCATCTCTGTTGTTGGTAGCTTCTTGATGTAAAATTTCAGAAACTTCAATCCTCAATTCTCTTAAAATGTCTGCTGGAGAATATATTTTTTTTGTTTTTATAATATCATCTAAAAGTGTAGTTCCTATCATAGACATAAATGCTCCTGGCACGCCATGTCCTGT is a window of Bernardetia sp. DNA encoding:
- a CDS encoding CapA family protein translates to MKHLYLYIFSFIILSNFSSCSPAQEASASTEDSEKIKDSLKVIANFEHIKDFTDKPDTNNITFAFTGDLMCHGSQYKAVFEGNDTYNFIPVFEGVKPFLSAADVMVGNLETVLAGKGKNYKSYPQFNTPNAYADALKDAGFDVIVTVNNHTYDQGKDGVLRTLDELDKRNFEAVLGSYRNEEELKNKIKVFEKNDIKYSILAYTQFSNITLRSS